In the genome of Mucisphaera calidilacus, one region contains:
- a CDS encoding 3'-5' exoribonuclease YhaM family protein, translating to MSATRVLINDLRPAELIEGVYAIQNCQLGQTKNGKPFIKCLIADRSGRTPGRMWNATDELFAQLPTDGFVYLEGQTQPYQGEMQIIIQRIRAHEPTSSELRELLPSTTRDIDEMFAEVVRLLGTITDPNIGALRDRYLEDGDLMDRFCNAPAATTLHHAYLGGLLEHTLSVMKLADAALPNYPELNRDVVIFGLFIHDLGKCSELQWDSGFSYSEDGQLVGHIARGVVWLNDKARACQDPEIGVTIPQRLLAVFEHIILSHHGQPEYGALKIPATPEAIAISLFDNADAKLNLAITSAKRDDLNKPAALGGDFTEKIWALETRLFRPDPTQPENA from the coding sequence TTGTCCGCAACACGTGTCCTCATCAACGACCTTCGCCCCGCCGAGCTGATCGAGGGCGTCTACGCGATCCAGAACTGCCAACTCGGGCAGACCAAGAACGGCAAGCCCTTCATCAAGTGCCTGATCGCCGACCGTTCGGGGCGGACGCCCGGGCGGATGTGGAACGCGACCGACGAGCTTTTTGCGCAGCTGCCAACGGACGGGTTTGTTTACCTCGAAGGGCAGACCCAGCCTTACCAGGGCGAGATGCAGATCATCATCCAGCGGATCCGAGCGCACGAGCCGACGTCGAGCGAGCTGCGCGAGCTGTTGCCCTCGACGACGCGTGACATCGACGAGATGTTCGCGGAGGTCGTCCGGCTGCTGGGGACGATCACGGATCCGAACATCGGGGCGCTGCGTGACCGCTACCTCGAGGACGGCGACCTGATGGACCGGTTCTGCAACGCCCCCGCGGCGACGACGCTCCACCACGCCTATCTCGGCGGCCTGCTGGAGCACACGCTCTCGGTCATGAAGCTCGCCGACGCGGCCCTGCCGAACTACCCCGAGCTGAATCGGGACGTGGTGATCTTCGGGCTGTTCATCCACGACCTGGGCAAGTGCTCGGAGCTGCAGTGGGACAGCGGTTTCAGTTACTCCGAGGACGGCCAGCTCGTCGGGCATATTGCGCGGGGTGTGGTCTGGCTCAACGACAAGGCCCGCGCCTGCCAGGACCCGGAGATCGGGGTCACCATTCCCCAGCGGCTGCTGGCGGTCTTCGAGCACATCATCCTGTCGCACCACGGTCAGCCGGAGTATGGGGCGCTGAAGATCCCGGCGACGCCCGAGGCGATCGCGATCTCGCTGTTTGACAATGCCGACGCGAAGCTGAATCTGGCGATCACCTCGGCCAAACGCGACGACCTGAACAAGCCAGCGGCACTCGGCGGGGACTTTACCGAGAAGATCTGGGCGCTCGAGACGCGCCTGTTCCGCCCTGACCCGACGCAGCCAGAGAACGCCTGA